A stretch of DNA from Dioscorea cayenensis subsp. rotundata cultivar TDr96_F1 chromosome 4, TDr96_F1_v2_PseudoChromosome.rev07_lg8_w22 25.fasta, whole genome shotgun sequence:
GGCCAAGGATTGCTTGGTTTGGACAACAGAGGCAATGGATATGTAGAGTGAACAAAGGGCCCCGGGTTTCACGAGAGCTCCTTCAGCCATTGATTATGGCTTTAGATACACGCTCCAAaagcaaatatataaaaaataaaaataaaaatactaataaaaacaCCAAGCAAACCAGTAATATTACTGTTCagatctttttattaaaaaaaaaaaattttaaaaaaaaaccttaaatatCAGTGCTATTTGCAAATATCCTTTAGTTATTGgccaatattaattaattttggttaaaaaacTTTACCAACTCTTTGAAAAACCAAAACTACCCTTCCCTCCTTCCCATGAGCTTCCATTCACatgtatgtaaatataaatgCAAAAAGTTTTTAACATAAATCGAGGGTTACcaatgaccttttttttttggttatattaTACTCTTTTCTTTTCGTTTCATTATAACTGCTTatcttaattgtttttaaaaaaaataagaaaataatttaaattaaaaatatcattcatatttagtttccatttttttttttatttttttcatttttcatccactaaaattatgatttaaggttaaattttaaaattaatttttaaattatgtatatggACAAATAATTTGTGatacgaaaaaaaaaattttaaaatgcacACAGGTCGAAAGTGAACTTTATCTTCTCAGCTgttatttgttcttttatttactcttcactttaatgtttttttttccttttagagTGTGCTTCATCTTTGGTTACTGCGTCCTGTCTCTTgctcattttatttgttttattttttatttagtttatactgtttttttttatataaattagtgatttatccatattattaaaaaaaaatgtacgtCGACCCTGAGAGAGAGTATATACTaatgtttgtttaaaaatgttACTAAATCTTTGAAAAACCAAAAGTACCCATCACTCCTTCCCCTGAACTCATTGAGATTTCcattcacatatatatacatataaaaatgaaataaatgtaGAAGAAAATTTCAGCCATAAATTGAGGGGTATATATGGAATAAGAAAGAGGGGCAAATATGAATATGATAGCATAGCAGTCAAGTGTGCAGACATCTTCTTGTTTGTATCTCAAGGATCATAAGAGGTGGTAATGGTGGTGATAGTGGTGGTGGTGCCTATGGAGGGGTGTGACCTCCCAATTGTAGCTATCCTTGGGAATCAACTCTTTTGTCAGTGAGTGTATGTATCAATTCAAGACTCCATTCTGGTCACACATTTCTCAAAGACTCAAAACACCTGCTCTTCCCTCTCAGTCTCAGACTCTCACTCCCATCCCTCAactaaaaacaaattcatttaatgcctcaacaaatttctattttttatttttattattttattttgttttattttatagtgTGTACAAACAACCACATAGACCTACAACACTTATTGAGAGACAATTTGATTGTCTTATTCTCGTATAAGAATCAAATACTTTTATTGCTCGATCATTAAAATATCAGCgaattttatacatattattgttatttatttattaaaaataatagcacaTCTCTATCATCCTTtcaattttttagaaaattaacattgaaatttattaaattttaaaagaatcttgatttttaaaactcgtatttttaaattacatgtgCACACAGTGACACACTCTATGGCTCGGTACTAgggtattttttaatatttattaagttTTTGAGAATATATAacctcataaaaaaaattaaataaaaacgccaaagggattatttttttttaaaaaatgaataaactatattcattaacaaagaaaaaaaatacataaaaaacaaagcataaaCAACAAGAGCCAAACTCTACGATGAAGGGATTATATGATGAggatgaaaatatataaagagatttttgtagtttttcttttatttgtttgtatgcTCCTCAaaatatatctaattatttattagcctctgttttataaaaaaaatatgtttattacCCAATTGATCTAGAATAAATAGATGTCCATGTCAAGAAGACAATggaaatcaccaaaattttaaaatagcgttcacaattaatttttttttattcttaaaatcacaaataaaatatacTTATTTGCTTCTTAAAATACCCCTAGCAACGGTAAATAGATGTCCATTATACTTGATTTCTGATCAATCAAAGGATTTTTGGTCATTTCACATATAAAAGGCtaactttttaataaagtggataaaccaccaatttattaataaaaaagagaagagaggagTACAACATGAAAGATCACGAACAAGAAAAgtctagaaaaaaataatatcatcgAAATCCCTCACCGGGGATGAGGGAAAAGCAGATGAAAGCAAGAGcaggaagaaagagaaaaatgagaTAGTTCGGGACGGCGAAGTCAACCGTCTGAGACACAGTGCTCCCGCCATTTACTAAGGATAGGAGGACTACTCTTGATCAGCAATGTGCACCAAATCGCCGATGAAATCAGTGGGTCTAGTGCCCAGAAAGTTGAGGGAGCGTTTGATCCTCTGAGTGGCCTCAGTAGTATCCTGATGAAGATTCTCTAAATCGCCTCTTGGATCTTCAGGGATAAATTCTAATTTTAGGTactaaataaagaattaaacctattttttaataggcataataaaagatttttgggcACATATATACACCCCCTGCTGCCTGAACAGAGATACATGTGTAATTGCAACAATGTACAGGGGTAAATATGGTAAAACATGaagatatgaataaataaataaaagtagaaaacaaacaaacaaacaaaaaatttgacTAGTAAAATAGGCAACATGCTCTGCATGCGTGTCTGGTGACACAGAGGCCATTAGCATAAACAAGGCAACTAGTTCAAGATTCTGAATCACTGTTAAAGTGATAAAAACAAGTTGACCGGAATAAGCATGAGAAAACCACTACTGACAACCACTTTCAATTTGCTGATATGTCATGTTGGAATCCAATCCTTTTTTCCACAAAAGCATTGTGAGTAATTGATTGATTGCATTCAATAGACTACATGCATGAGAGAGCTATGAGAAGCAAGTTGAAGATTCCAATTGGTCTGTAAAAActtaaaacaagataaaaaaagggGCATCTGCAATTTAATACAAAGAGCAAATGAATAAGTGTTCAAATTTgcagaaaaaaactaaaaatgatggattactgatgagtagaaataacagaggaagaaaataagaagaaatctTGAAATAATTCTGACAGTTGGAATACTACCTTCCATGAAGTGAGAAATCAATAATTTCATGCTCAAAATTGGATTGGTCCTCTCTGTTGTACATAAAGCTTTGAGTTCCAGACTGGACACAGAGAATATGAAACTTTAATGTTAAAGGAAATGATGATAATATCTGCAAGAGAAACATGTGAGCCTAATGAAGGCCAATAACTGAAATTTCAAATCAGTGCCCAATTTATCATGTCCTTCAAGCATCTTGTTCCTCAGTACATTGATCTATCTTTTTATATCAAGGTTGGTCATCGTAATCTCAAGTAAAACCGGTCACCGCCACAATCAATGTTTTCTTCATCATGTTCCCATTTCATACTCAAAGTGAGCTTGTAGTACATCATAAGATCACAGAAGAGAGGAAAAACAGATGAAAAGCCATATATAACTAGTCTGGTACTAATGAAACTAATCTCTTCAAGTTCATCTGCCAAACAACAATGCCATAGATATATAACTGTAACATAAACAGACCATTGACAGTAATGTTTCAGCCAGAACAATTCTTCACATTCATTAACTCTGCCAACCATATTACCAatcaaattttaagaaaaatatattcaagtaGAAAACCAAAAGCTTACCacatttgcttcttttcctGATCACCAGGCATGCTTGGAATTATTGTGGCAAGTCAAGCAATCATATATCCAGTTGTCTCATTGGAAAACACCATCAACCATTATCATGATACACAAGTACTGAGAATGCCATACCCTTCTTTTTTAAAATCCCAAATAAGGCCTCAGTGCTTTTGGGTCTCTCATGATACCAGTAAGATGCCTAACaagtttttttcaatcaaaagtgtAAATATAAGCTAACCATGCAATATCTATAAACCATGTCAGAATTAGACCATCAATATATGAAAGTGAATAGGAAGAATTTTGGTCAGAGAAGACTTTCAGCACCCAAATTGTCCTCAGGAAACAAGGAACAAAATTCCAAATCTTCAGCTGGAGGATGTGGGAGAGACTGGCAAGTAATGAATTTGGATCTCAACAAGAATGGTGCTTTGGCGTTTGACTGTCAGTTTAACAACATCAACACTTTGAATAGAAATTAGATAGGAACTTATGTTCACTATTGCCAGGAGTTGCACACAATGCTATAAAAGCAAAGCAGACAAGGAATACATgaacccaaaatgcaaaaaactTTTCAGATATGAAGTATCACCAACTGCTAACATAGCACCAGAAAATTTGACTAGCTcacaaatattaatatacaaTAATACAAGGCAAAGTTAGAATGGCATCTGTACTGACTGTACATATCATTATAAACTTCGAGTGGCAAACAAATCATTGGTTTATCGACAACAGGGAACACACAAGAAGCAAAAGCACAATACCTATCATCACTGCCGGTTTGCTCGGAGAGCCTGGAAATGAGCAACAATGGTATCATAATCAGGAAGTTTTGGGTGAACATGAGAAACACTTTTGAATGAGCTCTCACGTGATGGTATCTTGGAAACCTCCGAGTTTACTTGCGATTTGTGGAGATTTTTCTTGTGTAATAAAGAATCCACATTGGAGGAAGCCATTGAAGATTGTTTGAGTGAAATGTTTTGCTCTGAACTTCTTGAACTATCTCTTCTGTCTAAGTGCATCCCTCTATTTTCTGTATTAATAGGTTCAGATGAAAAACTTCCTCCAAAGAATTCACTTTCCATTTCAGTGTATGCACAAGAACGGGCATGGTATCCGTAAACATTAGCTGATGGTAGGTCCCTAGTCCGAGAGAGGTCATCACATCTATCACTCCTAAATCCAAGTATATACTGTGGCTCTGCCTTGACAACATCTTGATCAAAACAATTCATTGATTCCCTGTTTGTTCTAACAGTTTGTTGTTGATAAGGGAATTCTTCATTTGAAACTCCACGACTTGAAAATGCCTTCTCTGAGAAAGAAACATTTTTCTCAATAGAGGGtgcaatatttatttctttgggTGGCAATAAGGCACTCTTTGAACGGCCATATGCTCGTGAGCTATATAACTTGGCATCCCTTGCCATTGATTTCAGGCTGTATGAATCATAAACCAGGTTTTCTGAATTTATTGATGCTTGGTTCTGATGGTAAAGAGTTTGTTCCTCAATATCAGAATTATTTCTTGCAACTCTACTCAAAGTAGGTGAACTCTCAGCTACATGAACTCTTCTTTCACTGCTACGATGTAGATCTGACCCTATAAACTTATCAAAGCCTCGAAAAACACCAGAAGGGCTTGCATCAGTCCTGCAGCCGTGCAAATTTGGCTCCAGTGACTTCTCCTGACTGGCAACACATCCTTCCATGGCTCTTGTATGAACTGGTTTTGATGGTACTGGAGTACCAGGCAGAGGGTCCCTCTGCCTCATATAAGGTGGGTCAGGAAAACCTTTATTCCTGAAGCCACCAGTTAGCCTACCCAAACTTAGCCTTTCCCTCTCCTCGGTATTGGAATCATAGGACATGTACGGATAATTAATATCAGGCAATGGAGGAGAAATGAATTCTACATTGTCAGGAAACATGTGATTGTGTTGCAAGTTCGTAGACTTCATTGCTTCTTCGCGCATGATATTGTCTATCACATCCCCTCCATCAGAACTTTGGCCATCTGAATCATCAAATGTTGCATAATCATAAGGTCTCCCTTCAGTTTTCCTATTGACCTCCAacagatcatcatcagaggatAGTTCATGGGAATAAGATGGAGAGTAACTGAACGATCTACTAGGATTAATATAATCATAATTTCTTCTGCCTGCTTTCTCTGATCTAGCCTGTGGCACTTCATCTGTATTTCTGTCTTCTGCTTCCATCACTGACTCTGatgattgttttatttcattgaattgTACAGGCACAGACTccttaatattttgttttatttcattgtatgAAGCACTTTCACGCCTTGCAAGTTCAGCAGCAGCTCTAGCAGCAACACTAGCTCTTTCTGCAGATTCTGCGGCTGCCTGAGCAGCTGAAGTTGCATCCTTGAATCCCATATTCCAATTTTGCTGATTCAAGGAACCGTCTGTTTGATATGCTGAATTAACCTCTTCCCAGCTAGATCTGCTCCCTCTGTTCTCTgttccaaaataatatataaatacacatgaaAACCGTTCATCTGATTTAAGTCTAGTTGCAAGACCATAACAACAAAACCATACAGAAAAGTTCATTGTTTCAAGTTACCTGAAAATCTTGAGTGAGATGCAGTTAAAGGCATTGACATTGTATTAATGCTTGACCTGGGGGAATCTTTAAAACTAGGTGTTTTGCTGACTACATCATTCTGAGACATTCTCTGACTCTGTTCATTCATTATGCTGGGTGTGGGTGAGTAGTTTGCATTGGGTGATTCCTTCGGCGTCTGGCTGGCACTTGCAAATGTTTTAGGTCCGGCCTGGTGAAAAAATAAACAGGAGAAGCTCAATTTACACCAAATAGGATCAGCAATCCATGTGAGAAACCAGTGAATATGAATTCTAACCATACCAGCGAGTCATCACTAGGCATGTGGTTCTGATCTTCCAATGACTTGATATCCCATTTGATATTAAATTCTTCAGCAATTGAAGACAAGGTCTTCATTTTTGTCTTAGAATCAGGTGCTTTTGCTGACAGTTTCTCAACCAACTAAATGCAACAAGGCCAGAACACAACCTCAATAAAAATCAGCTAGTAAAACTACTGAAAGAACTTACTATTACTAAAAAGTTGAGTTCCATCATAAAAAATGTCCACGCTTACTCAATCCCGGTAAAACTTACCATGCTGCTAACTCCACATTCTGGTCGAACCTCAAGTGCTGCGATTATGAATTCTTTCCCATATTTTGCTACAAACTGCTTTCGGACATCAATGATTTCTGGAATGTCAGCACATCTTGAGGATGCAAATATAACACTAGAAATGGCTTCCTTCAACTCAACAGGGCAATTCCTGAAAATAAAGCATAATTGGCTACAAACAGCTGGAAAATAAACATAATGCTCTCAATTGATGAACAATTTATATCAAGTATACCACTAAAAT
This window harbors:
- the LOC120258561 gene encoding uncharacterized protein LOC120258561, producing the protein MGSWMFRKSKSFASELLPKSFKAEKCKIALKLVRTRLTLTKNKKGIQVKQMRRDIAMLLAGGQDQTALVRVEHVIREEKNLSVYELIDIYCELIIARLPIIELQKNCPVELKEAISSVIFASSRCADIPEIIDVRKQFVAKYGKEFIIAALEVRPECGVSSMLVEKLSAKAPDSKTKMKTLSSIAEEFNIKWDIKSLEDQNHMPSDDSLAGPKTFASASQTPKESPNANYSPTPSIMNEQSQRMSQNDVVSKTPSFKDSPRSSINTMSMPLTASHSRFSENRGSRSSWEEVNSAYQTDGSLNQQNWNMGFKDATSAAQAAAESAERASVAARAAAELARRESASYNEIKQNIKESVPVQFNEIKQSSESVMEAEDRNTDEVPQARSEKAGRRNYDYINPSRSFSYSPSYSHELSSDDDLLEVNRKTEGRPYDYATFDDSDGQSSDGGDVIDNIMREEAMKSTNLQHNHMFPDNVEFISPPLPDINYPYMSYDSNTEERERLSLGRLTGGFRNKGFPDPPYMRQRDPLPGTPVPSKPVHTRAMEGCVASQEKSLEPNLHGCRTDASPSGVFRGFDKFIGSDLHRSSERRVHVAESSPTLSRVARNNSDIEEQTLYHQNQASINSENLVYDSYSLKSMARDAKLYSSRAYGRSKSALLPPKEINIAPSIEKNVSFSEKAFSSRGVSNEEFPYQQQTVRTNRESMNCFDQDVVKAEPQYILGFRSDRCDDLSRTRDLPSANVYGYHARSCAYTEMESEFFGGSFSSEPINTENRGMHLDRRDSSRSSEQNISLKQSSMASSNVDSLLHKKNLHKSQVNSEVSKIPSRESSFKSVSHVHPKLPDYDTIVAHFQALRANRQ